One genomic window of Salvia miltiorrhiza cultivar Shanhuang (shh) chromosome 4, IMPLAD_Smil_shh, whole genome shotgun sequence includes the following:
- the LOC131021765 gene encoding nuclear transcription factor Y subunit B-3-like: protein MKDQERVVPIANVSRIMKKSLPPNAKISKEAKETVQECVSEFISFVTGEASDKCQREKRKTINGDDLLWAMTTLGFQNYVEPLKDYLTTYRDTSSPIDDQTKIATANPSFLQGFSSDGGGVVIEFATSSWC from the coding sequence atgaaagatcaagaaaGGGTGGTACCGATCGCGAACGTGAGCCGGATCATGAAGAAATCCCTCCCTCCCAACGCCAAGATCTCAAAGGAAGCGAAAGAAACAGTGCAGGAATGCGTGTCGGAGTTCATAAGCTTCGTGACGGGGGAGGCCTCTGATAAATGCCAGAGGGAGAAGAGGAAGACCATCAATGGCGATGATCTGCTGTGGGCCATGACAACTCTTGGATTCCAGAACTATGTTGAGCCCCTTAAGGATTATCTCACCACTTACAGAGACACTTCTTCTCCTATTGATGATCAGACCAAGATTGCTACTGCAAACCCTAGTTTTTTGCAGGGTTTTAGCAGTGATGGTGGAGGAGTCGTTATCGAATTCGCCACTTCATCATGGTGTTGA
- the LOC131021767 gene encoding LOW QUALITY PROTEIN: protein CPR-5-like (The sequence of the model RefSeq protein was modified relative to this genomic sequence to represent the inferred CDS: inserted 2 bases in 1 codon) translates to MDAPLHRHATSPDSCAAEDPAVMMSTSHTIDAPQPTSRRKINKKKKQTVVSDNASLESSSNCSSAASYSKKGIKISRNPKRIRVGPLTAGPRNVGLSDVDALGLPLGMSIAAVVAQVLEKKNAAGKKISVDYLSAICGLAVRESIGNVFGDKFNNLVTNFETSFRSTLTTLQLISCSSQNDGEKLQGARFVGCSCSVTSNMTCGDTYKDSACPPEATEKESCVHANITKRQQGSGYQDSTSESSNLSSHFRIGDMACLSSNGDGPVAYPHRTSADGQCHTLSEMEEKMNMTSQQLILHDKRTEQQLACASPNQFSMLSTIEKSVMEQTRSNELKTFEIGLTMKKLQLKERQLELNSNANILERWKLSMGISKASFKAEKFKTEIQDTRQVELLKKCLDFLVGGLIIMLFALGYGTYVYSHQRIVEATEACSPYMESKSWWMPNAVSSFNSGLQLLRCQIQVFSRMLFGVIMIAAIAFLLIQRSSSSHQTMPVTVILLLLGVGCGYAGKFCIDTLGGSGNHWLVYWEALCLLHFFSNIFHSTLYTVLNGPILVAERVDHNYVFPYWMRKSLFYATLLFLPLLCGFMPFASPLEWFKHFSSQGTDLLXHFEDDSYFAPRVA, encoded by the exons ATGGATGCCCCTCTCCACCGCCACGCCACATCACCGGACAGCTGTGCCGCCGAAGATCCGGCGGTCATGATGTCAACCAGCCACACAATCGACGCCCCGCAACCAACATCGAGAAGAAAGattaataagaagaagaaacagACAGTAGTTTCGGACAATGCATCATTAGAGTCTTCGAGTAATTGTAGCTCTGCGGCCTCGTATTCGAAAAAGGGCATCAAGATTTCTAGAAATCCTAAAAGAATTCGCGTCGGGCCGCTGACAGCGGGCCCGAGAAATGTCGGGCTGAGTGATGTTGACGCCCTCGGCCTTCCTCTCGGAATGTCGATTGCCGCTGTAGTCGCTCAg GTTTTGGAGAAGAAAAATGCAGCTGGCAAAAAGATTTCGGTGGATTATCTGTCTGCG ATTTGTGGTCTGGCCGTGAGGGAATCTATAGGAAAC GTTTTTGgggataaatttaataatttggtGACGAACTTTGAGACATCATTTCGGAGTACATTGAcgactttgcagttaatcagttgtTCATCTCAAAATGATGGTGAAAAACTCCAAGGAGCAAGATTTGTAGGGTGTTCTTGCTCAGTGACAAGCAATATGACGTGTGGTGACACATATAAGGATTCTGCTTGTCCTCCTGAGGCTACGGAGAAAGAATCATGTGTGCATGCAAATATCACCAAACGACAGCAAGGATCTGGATATCAGGATAGTACTTCTGAATCTAGCAACCTCTCGTCTCATTTTAGAATAGGAGATATGGCATGCCTTTCCAGTAATGGAGATGGCCCGGTGGCATATCCCCACAGAACTAGCGCTGATGGGCAATGCCATACTCTCTCAGAAATGGAGGAGAAGATGAATATGACAAGTCAACAGCTTATTCTGCATGATAAACGAACTGAGCAGCAGTTAGCTTGTGCTTCTCCAAACCAATTTTCTATGCTAAGCACGATCGAAAAATCAGTCATGGAGCAGACTCGCTCTAATGAGCTAAAGACATTTGAAATTGGTCTTACCATGAAAAAGTTGCAGCTTAAAGAAAGACAATTAGAGCTGAATTCTAATGCCAATATTCTCGAGAGATGGAAATTATCAATGGGTATCTCAAAGGCTTCTTTCAAAGCTGAAAAGTTCAAAACTGAGATACAAGACACGAGACAAGTGGAGCTACTCAAGAAGTGCTTAGATTTTCTAGTAGGTGGTCTAATCATCATGTTGTTTGCACTTGGATATGGAACATACGTCTACTCACACCAAAGAATTGTTGAAGCTACTGAAGCTTGCTCTCCCTACATG gAATCTAAATCTTGGTGGATGCCAAATGCAGTGTCAAGTTTCAACTCAGGCCTGCAGCTATTGAgatgtcaaattcaagtattCAGTCGCATGTTGTTTGGTGTGATAATGATTGCGGCAATTGCCTTCTTACTCATTCAGAGATCATCGTCTTCTCATCAGACAATGCCTGTGACTGTCATACTGTTGCTCTTAGGGGTGGGATGTGGTTATGCTGGGAAGTTCTGCATTGACACGTTAGGGGGCAGCGGAAATCATTGGTTAGTCTATTGGGAAGCCCTATGCTTGCTGCATTTCTTCTCCAACATCTTCCATTCTACTTTGTATACTGTTCTCAATGGACCTATCCTAGTTGCTGAAAGGGTCGACCACAATTATGTGTTTCCGTACTGGATGAGAAAGTCGCTGTTCTATGCTACGCTGCTATTTCTCCCGTTGTTGTGTGGTTTCATGCCCTTTGCGAGCCCTTTGGAGTGGTTTAAGCATTTTTCGTCGCAGGGGACAGATCTCTT ACATTTTGAAGATGATTCATACTTTGCTCCAAGAGTAGCATAA
- the LOC131021768 gene encoding protein HEAT INTOLERANT 4-like has translation MRKGTKRKATHKEPKTKPAEDQKNEPSQSPAQETNSEEPSRNAEPEPTKGAAGKDRRKRAKVEKPETATEYFPEKRNLEDLWLQVFPVGTEWDQLDTVYEYKWNFSNLEEALEEGGELHNKKVYLFGCTEPQLVPYKDQSKVTMIPVVVAVVSPFPPSDKIGIKSVQRETEEIVPMKRMKMDWVPYIPLEKRESQVERLKNSQIFILSCNQRRAGLRHLKIERVKKFEYCLPYFYDPLQEDELEQSTVVDLLFPIDPKPVFCEFDWELDELEEFTDKLIEEEELPADQKEPFKDYVKEKVREAKKANREAREARRKAREEMSQQSRAAFENMKFYKFYPVPTPDTPDVSSVKSPFINRYYGKAHKVI, from the exons ATGAGGAAGGGAACCAAGCGTAAGGCAACGCACAAGGAGCCTAAGACCAAGCCTGCAGAGGATCAGAAAAACGAGCCTAGCCAATCGCCAGCTCAAGAGACCAACTCGGAGGAGCCCAGCCGCAATGCTGAGCCAGAGCCGACCAAAGGAGCAGCTGGAAAGGACAGACGGAAGCGAGCTAAGGTTGAAAAGCCGGAAACCGCGACTGAGTATTTCCCCGAGAAGCGCAATTTG GAGGATCTCTGGCTGCAGGTTTTTCCGGTGGGCACAGAG TGGGATCAGTTGGACACGGTGTATGAGTACAAGTGGAACTTCTCTAATTTGGAA GAAGCTCTTGAAGAAGGGGGAGAGTTACATAATAAGAAGGTCTATCTATTCGGCTGTACAGAGC CTCAATTGGTTCCTTACAAAGATCAATCAAAAGTTACAATGATACCTGTTGTGGTTGCT GTGGTATCACCTTTCCCTCCATCTGACAAAATTGGTATCAAATCAGTTCAGAGGGAGACTGAAGAAATTGTGCCTATGAAGCGGATGAAAATGGATTGGGTCCCTTATATACCTCTTGAGAAAAG GGAATCTCAAGTTGAAAGACTTAAAAACTCTCAAATTTTCATCTTGAGCTGTAATCAAAGGAG GGCTGGTCTAAGACATCTGAAGATAGAGCGTGTAAAGAAGTTCGAGTACTGCCTACCTT ACTTTTATGATCCCCTTCAGGAAGATGAACTAGAGCAGAGCACAGTGGTTGACCTTTTATTTCCTATTGATCCCAAGCCG GTTTTCTGCGAGTTTGATTGGGAACTTGATGAGCTAGAG GAATTCACTGATAAGCTGATTGAGGAAGAGGAGTTACCTGCTGATCAAAAAGAGCCCTTCAAG GACTATGTGAAGGAGAAAGTCCGTGAAGCAAAAAAAGCTAATCGTGAG GCAAGGGAAGCCCGTAGAAAGGCACGGGAGGAAATGAGCCAACAATCAAGGGCTGCGTTTGAGAATATGAAATTCTACAAATTTTATCCAGTACCTACACCCGACACTCCAGATGTATCCAGTGTAAAG TCTCCGTTCATTAATAGATACTACGGGAAGGCTCACAAGGTTATATGA